One Thalassospira marina DNA window includes the following coding sequences:
- a CDS encoding TrbC/VirB2 family protein, protein MTKKNTLTLCFVVALATLAFSDPAFAQTSTATGSEWYDPITSLFDNIQTGVGKIGTIIIGLGVMSLGVWAGFTGRMDWVRAGMIVFGGVLVTSGPAISAALFGGS, encoded by the coding sequence ATGACTAAAAAAAACACCCTGACTTTGTGCTTTGTCGTAGCACTGGCCACTCTTGCTTTCAGCGATCCTGCTTTCGCCCAGACAAGCACGGCAACCGGATCCGAATGGTACGATCCGATCACCAGTCTCTTTGACAACATCCAGACCGGTGTTGGCAAAATCGGCACCATCATTATCGGCCTTGGCGTTATGTCACTGGGCGTGTGGGCCGGTTTTACGGGCCGTATGGACTGGGTGCGGGCCGGCATGATCGTTTTTGGCGGTGTACTGGTCACATCCGGTCCGGCAATTTCAGCGGCTTTGTTCGGCGGGTCCTGA